In one window of Gloeocapsopsis sp. IPPAS B-1203 DNA:
- a CDS encoding DUF3611 family protein: MSNNLNFYLPAPTKQRFAATFRVVRRVSFWVQLGLGTVSSLALLLAIFSRNTTVQATTNPVMAFGVFLGITGILVLCFRLYLSFRYRRLDRTLQSPNRQLHPKKEEVLQLLNTGLIVSLIGLLLAFLASEVTITAVAAKALALPQGVAAYTSTNSIRPLDIFVVLANVNLIGAHFVGSVIALGLFSWLDE, encoded by the coding sequence ATGTCGAATAACTTGAATTTCTACTTACCTGCACCGACTAAACAACGATTTGCAGCTACTTTTCGCGTAGTTAGGCGCGTTAGCTTCTGGGTCCAGTTAGGGCTAGGTACTGTTTCTAGCTTGGCTTTATTATTGGCTATATTTAGCCGTAATACTACTGTTCAAGCAACGACAAATCCAGTCATGGCGTTTGGCGTCTTTTTAGGGATTACTGGCATTTTAGTGCTGTGCTTTAGGCTCTATTTGTCTTTTCGTTATCGGCGTTTAGACAGAACTTTACAGTCACCTAATCGGCAATTACATCCAAAAAAAGAGGAAGTACTTCAATTATTAAACACTGGATTAATTGTTAGTTTGATTGGTCTACTGTTAGCTTTTTTAGCATCTGAAGTGACGATCACTGCCGTAGCAGCGAAAGCTCTAGCACTACCTCAAGGAGTGGCAGCTTATACCTCGACAAATTCTATTCGTCCTTTGGATATTTTTGTGGTGTTAGCAAACGTCAATCTGATTGGCGCTCACTTTGTTGGCAGTGTGATTGCACTGGGACTGTTTAGCTGGCTGGATGAATAA
- a CDS encoding glycoside hydrolase 100 family protein: MTGCDPKKLIRFTLVCAAAQKIGQQELAHRAIALAETQLIEDGFPEYYDGKQGRLIGKEARIIPSLDDRQIAECKRERGKLKTR; encoded by the coding sequence GTGACGGGATGTGACCCTAAAAAACTGATCCGTTTTACTTTGGTTTGCGCTGCTGCACAAAAAATAGGGCAACAAGAATTAGCTCATCGCGCGATCGCACTTGCTGAAACTCAGTTAATTGAGGATGGATTTCCTGAATACTATGATGGCAAACAGGGGCGCTTAATTGGTAAAGAAGCGAGAATTATACCAAGCTTGGACGATCGCCAGATTGCTGAGTGCAAAAGAGAGCGTGGCAAACTTAAAACACGTTGA
- a CDS encoding HdeD family acid-resistance protein has product MRTTDPEVRDRERTGSSGIGIVVGILLVIIGLAAIARPVYATIASTIAFGWIFIFAGIAQFIYAFGSRGAGQFVWMLLSIFYFGAGIVVLTNILSGAIALTLILGITIFVQGVLQVLLAFDLRPVRNWGWVLFSGILGVILGILIWSEWPFNADWMLGLFIGITLLFNGIWMLILSSLPRAT; this is encoded by the coding sequence ATGAGAACTACAGACCCTGAAGTGAGGGATAGAGAACGCACTGGTAGCTCAGGAATCGGTATCGTAGTTGGGATCTTATTGGTAATTATCGGGCTAGCTGCTATTGCTCGACCTGTTTATGCAACCATTGCTTCGACAATAGCATTTGGCTGGATATTCATTTTCGCTGGAATTGCTCAGTTTATCTATGCTTTTGGATCGCGAGGAGCAGGTCAGTTTGTCTGGATGCTGCTGAGTATCTTCTATTTTGGGGCTGGGATTGTTGTTTTAACGAATATCCTTTCAGGAGCGATCGCCCTGACACTCATACTAGGAATCACCATCTTTGTTCAAGGTGTGTTGCAAGTGCTGCTTGCATTTGATCTGCGTCCTGTTCGCAATTGGGGCTGGGTATTATTTAGCGGCATTCTAGGAGTTATTTTAGGTATCCTCATTTGGTCTGAATGGCCATTCAACGCAGATTGGATGCTCGGACTTTTTATTGGAATTACCCTTTTATTTAATGGTATTTGGATGCTGATCTTATCTTCATTACCGCGGGCTACTTAG
- a CDS encoding phage holin family protein, producing MLGFLISVVVIAISLLIISKLPLGVEVDNAWIALIAGAIIGAFNGIWALLPGWFRTANALLSLGLIPLIGSIIVFGLAAWLVEGFRLRWGIGSAILGAIALSIVNSILFFILRQTGLVAV from the coding sequence ATGCTTGGCTTTTTAATTTCAGTCGTCGTCATCGCGATTAGTTTATTAATCATCTCAAAACTACCTCTAGGTGTTGAGGTTGATAATGCTTGGATTGCTTTGATTGCTGGGGCAATTATTGGTGCGTTCAATGGCATCTGGGCGTTGTTACCTGGCTGGTTTAGAACGGCAAATGCCCTTTTAAGTCTGGGGTTAATTCCCTTAATCGGCAGTATCATTGTGTTTGGTCTGGCAGCCTGGTTAGTTGAGGGATTTCGCTTGAGATGGGGCATTGGCAGTGCAATTTTAGGCGCGATCGCACTCAGCATTGTTAACTCTATTCTCTTTTTTATCCTGCGCCAAACGGGCTTGGTTGCAGTTTAA
- the ppk1 gene encoding polyphosphate kinase 1 encodes MPRTKKTETEINLKDPQYYFNRELSWLEFNHRVLHEACDPRTPLLERLKFLAIFSSNLDEFFMVRIAALKEQVAAKVSKLTPDGRTPQEQLEAISQRLRPLVTQQHQHFEQVIRPTLAKEGIHILDYIDLNQEQRTYLQNYFEEQIFPVLTPLAIDPSHPFPYISNLSLNLAVVVKNPETEAEFFARVKVPKALPRFLALPAALGVQIQGQPVHWTGVLLEQVLAHNLESLFPGMNIQEYYLFRITRDSDLELEEDEADDLLQAIEQELRKRRVGGSTVRLEIESQTPEPVKAKLLQELDLAESDVYQIQGLLGLGDLMSFMALPLPELKDPPWKSVVPSRVQGISIPQLNPEIQESEERKDFFSVIKEGDLLVHHPYESFSSTVLRFITQAAYDPDVLAIKMTLYRTSGDSPIVNALIAAAENGKQIAVLVELKARFDEENNIYWARRLERVGVHVVYGVTGLKTHSKIVMVVRREGDRIHRYVHVGTGNYNPKTARLYTDLGLFSCREDLGADLTDLFNYLTGYSRQKSYRQLLVAPVNMRDRFLALIHREIEHCHNGSTGRIVAKMNSLVDPQIIATLYEASQAGVQIDLIIRGMCCLCPGLKDISENIRVISIIGRFLEHSRIFYFHNDGQEEIFIGSADWMPRNLDRRVEAITPIHDPKIAKDLQEILGIMLADNRQAWELQPNGSYIQRQPTEDSPEASSQNILMQMARDAVAS; translated from the coding sequence ATGCCTAGAACAAAAAAAACTGAAACTGAAATTAATCTTAAAGATCCACAATACTACTTCAATCGCGAATTGAGCTGGCTAGAGTTTAATCATCGAGTACTACATGAAGCTTGCGATCCGCGTACTCCATTGCTAGAAAGACTCAAGTTTTTGGCAATTTTTAGTTCTAATTTAGATGAATTTTTTATGGTACGTATTGCTGCATTAAAAGAACAAGTTGCAGCAAAAGTATCTAAGTTGACTCCTGACGGTCGGACACCACAAGAACAGTTAGAAGCAATTAGTCAACGACTTCGTCCTTTAGTAACTCAACAACACCAACACTTTGAGCAAGTGATTCGCCCTACCTTGGCAAAAGAGGGCATTCATATTCTTGACTATATTGATTTAAATCAAGAACAACGGACTTATTTACAAAATTACTTTGAAGAACAAATTTTTCCAGTTCTCACCCCGCTAGCAATTGATCCTAGCCATCCATTTCCTTACATCTCCAATCTCAGTCTGAATTTGGCAGTCGTTGTTAAAAATCCAGAAACTGAAGCAGAGTTTTTTGCACGGGTGAAAGTGCCTAAAGCGTTACCCCGCTTCTTAGCACTACCAGCAGCTTTAGGAGTTCAAATTCAAGGACAACCTGTGCATTGGACTGGAGTGCTTTTGGAACAAGTACTGGCACACAATCTAGAGTCGCTGTTTCCTGGAATGAATATTCAGGAGTATTACCTGTTTCGCATTACCCGCGATTCTGATTTGGAACTTGAAGAAGATGAAGCAGACGATTTGCTACAGGCGATTGAGCAAGAACTCCGCAAGCGGCGTGTCGGTGGTTCGACAGTGAGGCTAGAAATAGAATCTCAAACTCCAGAACCAGTTAAAGCAAAGCTATTACAAGAGTTAGATTTAGCAGAAAGTGATGTTTATCAAATTCAAGGGTTGCTTGGTTTAGGCGATCTGATGTCATTTATGGCATTGCCTCTACCTGAACTGAAAGATCCACCTTGGAAGTCCGTAGTACCATCCCGCGTACAAGGAATCAGCATTCCTCAACTTAATCCAGAAATTCAGGAATCTGAGGAAAGAAAAGATTTTTTTTCGGTCATTAAGGAGGGAGATTTATTAGTACACCATCCTTATGAATCTTTTTCCTCTACAGTACTGCGGTTTATTACCCAAGCTGCCTACGATCCAGATGTACTAGCGATCAAAATGACTCTTTATCGCACTTCTGGTGACTCTCCCATTGTTAATGCACTGATTGCAGCTGCAGAAAATGGCAAGCAAATTGCTGTTTTAGTTGAACTCAAAGCCCGTTTCGATGAGGAAAATAATATTTATTGGGCGCGGCGCTTAGAACGTGTGGGAGTTCATGTCGTCTATGGTGTAACTGGCTTAAAAACTCACTCTAAGATCGTAATGGTAGTACGCCGCGAGGGCGATCGCATTCATCGTTATGTTCACGTTGGCACAGGTAACTATAATCCTAAAACAGCAAGACTGTATACAGATTTGGGATTGTTTAGTTGTCGGGAAGATTTAGGTGCAGACTTGACAGATTTGTTTAATTACTTAACGGGATACTCGCGCCAAAAGTCTTATCGTCAGTTGTTAGTTGCGCCAGTGAATATGCGCGATCGCTTTTTAGCTTTGATTCATCGTGAAATCGAACATTGCCACAATGGTTCAACAGGGCGCATTGTTGCTAAGATGAATTCTCTGGTCGATCCGCAAATTATTGCAACGTTGTATGAAGCTTCTCAAGCAGGCGTGCAAATCGATCTGATTATTCGTGGTATGTGTTGCTTATGTCCTGGGCTGAAAGATATCAGTGAAAATATCCGCGTGATTAGTATTATCGGGCGCTTTTTAGAACACTCCCGCATCTTCTACTTTCACAATGATGGTCAAGAAGAAATCTTTATTGGTAGTGCCGATTGGATGCCGCGTAACTTAGATCGCCGCGTTGAAGCCATCACTCCAATTCATGACCCGAAAATTGCTAAAGATCTCCAAGAAATTTTAGGCATTATGCTAGCTGATAACCGCCAAGCTTGGGAATTACAACCAAATGGCAGCTATATCCAAAGGCAACCTACCGAAGATAGCCCCGAAGCTAGTTCGCAAAATATCTTGATGCAAATGGCACGCGATGCAGTTGCTAGCTGA
- a CDS encoding TetR/AcrR family transcriptional regulator, with translation MGKDTTKIALLKTGARFLKEKGYNHTGIQEVLQATGVPKGSFYYYFKSKEDFGLEIIENDVCEHNRVLDHYLKDETFSPLTRLRRYFEAKYEEFSSLQCREGCLLGNLGQELADQNERFRLRLEEIFAQWRDRYIDCLQQAQAVGEISSDLDVGVLADFCLNSWEGALQQMKVTKSPVPLQTFMSVMFDVVLKP, from the coding sequence ATGGGCAAGGACACCACAAAAATTGCACTCCTAAAAACTGGTGCGCGTTTCCTCAAAGAAAAGGGATACAACCACACAGGGATACAGGAAGTTTTGCAAGCAACAGGAGTACCTAAAGGTTCGTTTTACTACTACTTCAAAAGTAAGGAGGACTTTGGGCTGGAAATTATTGAAAATGATGTTTGCGAACACAATCGAGTATTAGACCACTATCTTAAGGATGAAACATTTTCACCTTTAACTCGCTTGCGACGATATTTTGAAGCAAAGTACGAAGAATTTTCCTCGTTGCAGTGTCGTGAAGGGTGTCTATTAGGTAATCTCGGTCAAGAATTAGCAGATCAAAATGAAAGGTTTCGTCTGCGCTTAGAAGAAATATTTGCCCAATGGCGCGATCGCTACATCGATTGTTTACAGCAAGCCCAAGCGGTCGGAGAAATTTCATCAGATTTAGACGTTGGTGTTCTTGCTGATTTCTGCCTGAACAGTTGGGAAGGGGCATTACAACAAATGAAAGTGACAAAAAGTCCTGTTCCTCTACAGACTTTTATGAGTGTGATGTTTGATGTTGTTCTTAAGCCCTAA
- a CDS encoding type 1 glutamine amidotransferase domain-containing protein, which yields MHKKILIVVTSHEELGNTGKKTGFYLSEVTHPDDVFTRAGYEVDFVSPKGGKAPMDGVKLEDPLNKAFLDDPEKVKQVENTLQPSQIEPDQYDAIFYAGGHGTMWDFPNNQELAQIAANIYDQGGVVGAVCHGPAGLVNIKLANGEYLIKGKTVSGFTNEEEAAVELTEAVPFLLESKLKEQGAEFSKAANFEAHVVTSDRLVTGQNPASAAGVAEQMLQLIESAATAPATA from the coding sequence ATGCATAAGAAGATTTTGATTGTCGTTACAAGTCATGAAGAACTTGGTAACACAGGGAAAAAGACAGGTTTTTATCTTTCAGAAGTAACACATCCGGATGATGTATTTACTCGGGCGGGCTATGAGGTTGATTTTGTGAGTCCCAAAGGTGGAAAAGCGCCAATGGACGGAGTAAAACTTGAAGATCCCCTCAACAAAGCATTTTTGGATGACCCTGAGAAGGTTAAGCAAGTTGAAAATACACTGCAACCATCACAAATAGAACCCGATCAGTACGATGCCATTTTCTATGCTGGCGGGCATGGCACAATGTGGGATTTTCCCAACAATCAAGAACTTGCCCAAATTGCTGCCAATATCTACGACCAAGGTGGTGTTGTCGGTGCAGTTTGTCATGGACCTGCAGGATTAGTCAATATCAAACTTGCCAACGGTGAGTATCTCATCAAAGGTAAAACTGTTTCTGGCTTCACAAACGAAGAAGAAGCCGCAGTAGAACTCACTGAAGCTGTGCCGTTTCTACTCGAATCAAAATTAAAAGAACAAGGCGCAGAGTTTAGCAAAGCAGCAAATTTTGAGGCACACGTTGTAACAAGCGATCGCCTCGTCACTGGACAAAACCCCGCTTCAGCCGCAGGTGTTGCTGAACAAATGCTGCAATTAATCGAAAGTGCGGCAACTGCACCCGCTACAGCCTGA
- a CDS encoding iron-containing alcohol dehydrogenase — protein MQNFIFHNPVKILFGKGQIAKIPQEVPQAAKILITYGGGSIKKNGVYDQVKAALQDFTVLEFGGIEPNPRLETLMQVVKLARQENIDFLLAVGGGSVLDGTKFIAAAIPFQGDPWDILAKKAPVSAAVSLGAVLTLPATGSEMNSTSVVTKEETREKLYFSSSLVFPKFSVLDPEATFSLPPKQISNGIVDAFTHTVEQYLTYPADAPLQDRMAESILQTLIEEGPKTIAHPTDYTARANVMWCATMALNGLIGAGVPQDWATHMIGHELTALHGLDHGQTLAVVLPSVLEIKRDTKREKLLQYAKRVWGITQGDEEQIITEAIARTRHFFESVGVPTRMSAYDVSAETIPEISDRLKNRGMVALGEKQDITPQVVEEILTLSV, from the coding sequence ATGCAAAACTTTATCTTCCACAACCCCGTCAAGATTCTTTTCGGTAAAGGTCAAATTGCTAAAATTCCCCAAGAAGTGCCGCAAGCAGCAAAAATTTTGATAACCTATGGCGGTGGTAGCATCAAGAAAAACGGTGTTTACGACCAAGTAAAAGCTGCACTTCAAGACTTTACAGTTCTAGAATTTGGTGGAATTGAACCTAATCCTCGTCTGGAAACATTGATGCAAGTTGTAAAACTTGCCCGTCAAGAAAACATTGACTTTCTCCTTGCAGTTGGTGGTGGTTCAGTTCTAGATGGAACAAAGTTTATCGCCGCAGCGATACCTTTTCAAGGAGATCCTTGGGATATTTTGGCAAAAAAAGCCCCAGTTAGCGCAGCAGTGTCACTCGGTGCTGTTCTCACATTACCTGCAACGGGTTCAGAGATGAATTCTACATCTGTTGTGACTAAAGAAGAAACCCGCGAAAAGCTTTACTTCAGTAGTTCTTTAGTCTTTCCTAAGTTTTCAGTTCTCGATCCAGAAGCGACATTTTCTTTACCACCCAAGCAAATCAGTAATGGTATTGTCGATGCGTTTACACACACTGTAGAACAATATCTCACTTACCCTGCTGATGCACCTCTACAAGACCGCATGGCAGAATCCATTTTGCAAACATTAATTGAGGAAGGACCGAAAACGATCGCTCATCCTACTGATTACACGGCACGGGCGAATGTGATGTGGTGTGCCACAATGGCACTTAATGGCTTAATTGGTGCAGGAGTTCCCCAAGATTGGGCAACGCACATGATTGGGCATGAATTAACTGCTTTACATGGATTAGATCACGGTCAAACTTTGGCTGTTGTTTTACCTAGTGTGTTGGAAATTAAGCGCGATACCAAGCGAGAAAAACTATTGCAATATGCAAAGCGAGTTTGGGGAATTACTCAAGGGGATGAAGAACAAATAATTACAGAAGCGATCGCCCGTACGCGCCACTTCTTTGAATCTGTCGGTGTCCCCACGCGGATGTCTGCATACGATGTCTCAGCCGAAACAATTCCTGAGATTAGCGATCGCCTAAAAAATCGCGGGATGGTAGCACTTGGTGAGAAACAAGATATTACTCCTCAAGTTGTTGAAGAAATCTTAACACTCAGTGTTTAG